A stretch of DNA from Bacillus sp. Marseille-Q1617:
GTTACAGGTCCGACTCCGCCAGGGACCGGGGTGATCGCACCGGCTTTCTCGTAACAAGACTCATAATCGACGTCGCCGACATTCCCTTTATTGTAGCCGGCGTCAAGGATGATCGCGCCCTCTTTCACCCAGTCGCCTTCAATGAAGCGGGGCTTTCCGACGGCCGCTACCACTATATCGGCCTGCGATATGATCTCCGGCAGGTTCTCTGTATAGGAGTGACAGGTCGTGACGGTTGCATTGCGGTTCAATAGCATCATAGACACCGGTTTGCCTAAAATCGGGCTTCTTCCGATCACGACGGCATGCTTTCCTTCAACGGACACATCATAAAAGTCAATGATGTTCATGATGGCAGCCGGTGTACAGGATGGGAACTCGCCGAAACCAAGAGATGTCTGACCGAAGCCGAGGCTCGTCACACCATCTACGTCTTTATCGATGGAAATCGCTTCGAACGCAGCGCGCTCATCGATATGCTTAGGGACAGGATGCTGAAGAAGGATGCCGTGTACATCCTCATCCGCGTTTAACTCGTTGAGGACTTTCAGCAGTTCACTTGTCGTCGTTTCCTTCGGAAGGTGAATCCGCCGGGACTCCATGCCGATTTTCCTGCAGGCATTCCCTTTCATTTTTACGTAGGTTTCCGAAGAGGAATCGTCACCCACAAGCACCGTGGCTAGGCAAGGCGTGATCCCTTTTTCCTTTAAAGCAGAGACTCTCAACCGCAAGCTTTCCTTCACTTCTGTAGCTACTCGTTTTCCGTCTAAAATTAATGGTTCCACTGCAATCCCTCCTGAAAATGATAAAAGACTATTTTCTGATAATCGCTGCTTTTCGATGGTGCTAAACAGCATAGTATGGAAAAGAGCCCAATAAAAAAAGACAAGGGCATACGGATGTCCTTGCCTTTGCCCAGGCGAACGGCATTTTTGGCTGATGATGAATGTAAAGTCGCAGCTCCCTTGTGGTTCGTTCCACGTTTTCGCCAGTCACTGCTGTTAATTAAGTTCAAATTCATTATAACACGAATATAAATAAAAAATCCAGTTAAATCGTTCGTGTTTTTATAAAATCTCCATCATAAGTCTGAAATGTATACCGGTCCAATTTTCTATCTTTCCTCCTCCCTTATAGCCGATTTGCGCAATGAACCGTTTTCATAAACTTAAAGTAACAAAACGATTTGGGAGGAAAAATGATGTTAAAAGATAAAGTAGTGATGATTACCGGAGCGTCGAAGGATTGGGGAAGGA
This window harbors:
- a CDS encoding bifunctional 5,10-methylenetetrahydrofolate dehydrogenase/5,10-methenyltetrahydrofolate cyclohydrolase, which translates into the protein MAVEPLILDGKRVATEVKESLRLRVSALKEKGITPCLATVLVGDDSSSETYVKMKGNACRKIGMESRRIHLPKETTTSELLKVLNELNADEDVHGILLQHPVPKHIDERAAFEAISIDKDVDGVTSLGFGQTSLGFGEFPSCTPAAIMNIIDFYDVSVEGKHAVVIGRSPILGKPVSMMLLNRNATVTTCHSYTENLPEIISQADIVVAAVGKPRFIEGDWVKEGAIILDAGYNKGNVGDVDYESCYEKAGAITPVPGGVGPVTISMLLKQTVDSAEKSAKLLKKSS